One genomic segment of Pyramidobacter piscolens W5455 includes these proteins:
- a CDS encoding UDP-N-acetylmuramoyl-tripeptide--D-alanyl-D-alanine ligase has protein sequence MTVRLSQLALQAGVVVKGVDRELPLTVRVDSRETQKGEGFVALRGTKVDGHRFIPDVLAKGGALIVCEAAAYREEWSSLYPQCAFILTPERCEYGLASLASVYLKSLERLRETVAITGSVGKTSAKNDTKALLEGYFKIHAAAGNYNTLIGCAVTVLAAPADTEVVLLEMGANHRGEIAEMTRYLPPTIAAVTEVAPAHLENFGSLEGVLQAKTEIFASENLRCAVINGDNGMLCKRAEELRLPEVIRFGRRGEVLFAREHLSWEKDHFTVRAILTGLDGLSFNLSLPLAGVHQLYPLCCAVAIAGRLGLSSREIAASLPKCRNSAGRGEIRLSESGAAILDECYNASPAAVKASLAAMDSADIPGRRFLILGEMLELGTASVSEHGKIFERALRVSDLLYLFGEEWKNVDGTADYYYDSIDALIEAVDGTRPGEGDVILVKGSRGNHLERVVRALEL, from the coding sequence GTGACGGTGAGACTGAGTCAATTGGCGTTGCAGGCCGGCGTCGTTGTAAAAGGGGTCGATCGGGAGCTGCCTCTGACCGTTCGGGTGGACAGCCGCGAAACGCAAAAAGGCGAGGGGTTTGTGGCGCTTCGCGGCACCAAAGTCGACGGGCACCGCTTCATTCCCGACGTGCTCGCGAAGGGGGGCGCGCTGATCGTCTGCGAAGCGGCGGCCTATCGAGAGGAATGGAGCTCGCTGTATCCCCAATGCGCTTTTATCCTGACGCCGGAACGCTGTGAATACGGTCTTGCGTCCCTGGCGTCGGTTTATCTGAAGTCGCTGGAGCGTCTGCGCGAAACCGTCGCCATTACGGGCAGCGTCGGCAAAACTTCGGCGAAAAACGACACGAAAGCTCTTTTGGAAGGTTATTTCAAAATCCACGCGGCCGCAGGCAACTATAATACGCTCATCGGCTGCGCGGTGACGGTGCTGGCGGCGCCGGCAGACACGGAGGTCGTGCTGCTGGAAATGGGCGCCAACCATCGCGGGGAAATCGCCGAGATGACGCGTTATCTGCCGCCGACGATCGCCGCAGTCACCGAGGTCGCGCCGGCGCATCTGGAAAATTTCGGTTCCCTCGAAGGCGTGCTTCAGGCCAAAACGGAAATTTTTGCGTCGGAAAATCTGCGCTGCGCCGTGATCAACGGCGACAACGGAATGCTCTGCAAACGCGCCGAAGAACTGAGACTGCCGGAAGTGATCCGTTTCGGACGCCGCGGCGAGGTTCTTTTTGCCAGAGAACATCTAAGTTGGGAAAAAGATCATTTTACGGTGAGGGCGATTTTGACAGGGCTGGACGGTTTGTCATTCAACCTTTCTTTGCCGTTGGCCGGCGTGCATCAGCTCTATCCGCTCTGCTGCGCCGTCGCCATCGCGGGGCGTCTGGGGCTTTCCAGCCGCGAGATCGCGGCGTCTTTGCCCAAGTGCCGCAACAGCGCCGGACGCGGAGAGATCCGCCTGTCCGAAAGCGGCGCAGCGATTCTCGACGAGTGTTACAATGCCAGCCCGGCGGCCGTGAAAGCGTCTCTGGCTGCCATGGACTCGGCCGACATCCCCGGGCGCCGCTTTTTGATCCTCGGCGAAATGTTGGAGCTGGGAACGGCGTCGGTTTCGGAACACGGCAAGATCTTTGAGCGGGCGCTTCGCGTCAGTGACCTGCTGTATCTCTTTGGCGAGGAATGGAAGAACGTCGATGGGACGGCGGATTATTATTACGACTCCATCGATGCGCTGATCGAGGCGGTGGATGGAACGCGCCCGGGCGAAGGCGACGTGATTCTCGTCAAGGGATCGCGCGGCAATCATCTTGAGCGCGTGGTGAGGGCGCTTGAACTATGA
- the murD gene encoding UDP-N-acetylmuramoyl-L-alanine--D-glutamate ligase: MVHKITVVGAGVSGRALALWAASRGAGVFVTDHRAEIPRETQELFSKTRIQWETGGHTPRCCECDLMVVSSGVSEKSDAVSMARAKNVPVQGELDLLAPFLKGKIIAVTGTNGKTTCTALIAHLLRNAGLNAVSAGNIGNPLAAHADRSYDAIVMELSSFQLHWNTQLRPDVAVLTNLAPDHLDWHGSYENYKNDKCKIFLPRQEECYAVTHDVDAFRVPAGRAVCALGRGNLRIDMDGRDVFLVGHGRRRLLFHKSSLKLLGSHNLENAAMSCAAVALAFRDVDPSAGLAGFEALHHRCEPVGEQNGVLFIDDSKGTNVAAVIAALHSINGRKLIILGGQGKGESYDELARVVCEETFAAIVIGSEAEKILAALRVAGYGHAVRAKDMAEAVKKASELAAPGDKVLLSPACTSWDMYHSYEERGDHFAQLVRALF; this comes from the coding sequence ATGGTTCATAAGATCACCGTCGTCGGCGCCGGCGTGAGCGGAAGGGCTCTGGCGCTCTGGGCGGCCAGCCGCGGCGCCGGTGTTTTCGTGACCGATCATCGGGCGGAGATCCCCCGCGAGACGCAGGAGCTTTTCAGCAAGACGCGGATCCAATGGGAAACCGGCGGCCATACGCCCAGATGTTGCGAGTGCGACCTGATGGTTGTGAGCTCGGGCGTGTCGGAAAAATCGGATGCGGTGTCGATGGCCCGCGCAAAAAACGTGCCTGTGCAGGGAGAGCTCGACCTTCTCGCCCCGTTCCTGAAAGGAAAGATCATCGCCGTGACGGGAACGAACGGCAAAACGACCTGCACGGCGCTGATCGCTCATCTGCTGCGGAACGCCGGGCTGAACGCCGTTTCGGCGGGGAACATCGGCAATCCCCTGGCGGCCCATGCGGACAGAAGCTATGACGCAATCGTGATGGAGCTGAGCAGTTTTCAGCTGCACTGGAACACGCAGCTCAGACCGGACGTTGCCGTTCTGACGAACCTGGCCCCCGACCATCTTGATTGGCACGGCAGTTATGAGAACTACAAGAACGACAAGTGCAAGATCTTTCTGCCCCGCCAGGAAGAATGCTACGCGGTGACGCATGACGTCGACGCGTTCCGAGTCCCGGCGGGACGCGCCGTTTGTGCGCTGGGGCGCGGCAATCTGAGGATCGACATGGACGGCCGCGATGTGTTTCTCGTCGGTCACGGGAGACGCCGCCTGTTGTTCCATAAAAGCTCGTTGAAACTGCTCGGCTCCCATAATTTGGAAAATGCGGCCATGTCTTGCGCAGCCGTGGCGCTTGCGTTTCGCGATGTCGATCCCTCCGCGGGACTTGCCGGTTTTGAAGCCCTCCATCATCGTTGTGAGCCGGTGGGCGAACAGAACGGCGTCCTTTTTATCGACGATTCCAAAGGAACCAACGTCGCCGCCGTGATCGCGGCTTTGCACAGCATAAACGGGCGCAAGCTGATTATCCTTGGCGGTCAGGGTAAGGGCGAAAGCTATGATGAACTTGCCCGCGTCGTTTGCGAAGAGACGTTCGCCGCGATTGTGATCGGTTCCGAAGCCGAAAAAATTCTCGCGGCGCTGCGGGTTGCCGGTTACGGACATGCCGTGCGGGCGAAGGACATGGCCGAAGCCGTAAAAAAAGCTTCGGAACTTGCCGCTCCCGGCGACAAAGTCCTTCTTTCTCCGGCCTGCACAAGCTGGGACATGTATCATAGTTATGAAGAACGGGGAGATCATTTTGCCCAACTCGTCAGAGCGTTATTCTAA
- a CDS encoding phospho-N-acetylmuramoyl-pentapeptide-transferase: MMTLLAPHSLILLFVIFFCEVAAQHSWIDWMRRRHVSQVQKAYGTHIDEKIKAKVPAAGGVVFLLIGSGLLLTHMIRGDRAGVIFWSYPILSAMVGLCDDMLKFKNSSSEGLRSLQKFALQATTTGLWFILLALDGKVPALFWGFSIGGWIWPLALFFAVGIQNSVNVTDGLDGLAAGASVVTFVVLASLSPEPYLGSLTGLAVALGFLWHNCHPAQVFMGDAGAHFLAGLMASCAFMGAGGVLVLIPAGTGFGIEMLSVVIQLIAIHGWGRRVFRMSPLHHHFQLLGWPEDRIVVRFLLAHTLCSLLCAAAAQSVAFFFMP, translated from the coding sequence ATGATGACTCTTCTGGCTCCTCATTCGCTGATCCTTCTTTTCGTGATTTTCTTCTGTGAGGTTGCCGCGCAGCATTCGTGGATCGACTGGATGCGGCGCCGTCACGTGTCTCAGGTGCAGAAGGCTTATGGAACGCATATCGACGAGAAGATCAAGGCGAAAGTTCCTGCGGCGGGCGGCGTGGTATTTTTGCTGATCGGTTCAGGGCTTTTGCTGACTCACATGATTCGGGGCGATCGCGCCGGCGTGATCTTCTGGTCGTATCCGATCCTTTCCGCTATGGTCGGCTTATGCGACGACATGTTGAAGTTCAAAAACAGTTCCAGCGAGGGGCTGCGCAGCCTGCAAAAGTTCGCTCTGCAGGCGACGACGACGGGGCTGTGGTTCATCCTTCTGGCATTGGACGGCAAAGTTCCCGCTCTATTCTGGGGCTTTTCGATCGGCGGCTGGATCTGGCCTCTGGCGCTGTTTTTCGCCGTGGGCATTCAGAATTCGGTGAACGTGACCGACGGTCTGGACGGTCTGGCGGCGGGGGCAAGCGTCGTGACCTTCGTCGTTTTGGCGTCGCTCTCGCCGGAACCTTACCTGGGATCTCTGACGGGATTGGCCGTCGCTTTGGGATTTCTATGGCATAACTGTCATCCCGCTCAGGTCTTCATGGGCGACGCGGGAGCGCATTTTTTGGCCGGGCTGATGGCTTCCTGCGCTTTTATGGGCGCCGGCGGCGTGTTGGTCTTGATCCCCGCGGGAACGGGATTCGGCATTGAGATGCTGTCGGTCGTGATCCAGCTGATCGCCATTCATGGTTGGGGCCGGCGCGTTTTTAGAATGAGCCCCCTTCACCATCATTTTCAACTGTTGGGCTGGCCCGAAGACCGCATCGTCGTCCGTTTTTTGCTGGCCCATACGCTTTGTTCGCTGCTGTGCGCCGCGGCGGCGCAGTCCGTGGCGTTCTTTTTTATGCCGTGA
- a CDS encoding UDP-N-acetylmuramoyl-L-alanyl-D-glutamate--2,6-diaminopimelate ligase, whose protein sequence is MDRRLKRGLEDLKNAGLLTDIGGDWNKIPADCTLKSDSRTVGPGDIFACVVGLHADGHRFIEQVLKAGVSYLLIQRPVSGLPIPWIQVTDVRAAMGYVAAALNEEPSEKMKMFAVTGTQGKSTTSYMVRSILQNCGVKCGLLGTIVYDDGSKSVLADRTTPEGSEIQQFLKNMVDNGCQACSMECSSHGIAQGRLSGCLYDGAVFTNLTPEHLDFHGTMENYYEAKAALFRKYLKPGAAVAPNAASEHGRRLAAEFPQAMTWALEAPARLQGANVKLDIDGSEFDLIFDGRKMGRVHIPLSGRHNVENALGAAAVCLAEGCDEKKVVAGLALMPQVPGRMERLNLDNGVRVVIDYAHTADSLKALLETLRPLTEGRLVSLFGHGGDRFAGHRSLLGRAAAQKADRIFVTMDNPRTEDPLKIAEQIVAGIEEVRADGCWSIELPRDAAICKALDWCRRGDLLVLSGKGPEPYLEINGVKYPYSDRAVVEKWAEERGVTIR, encoded by the coding sequence ATGGATCGGCGATTGAAAAGAGGACTTGAAGATCTGAAAAATGCTGGGCTTCTGACAGATATCGGCGGTGACTGGAACAAAATACCGGCGGACTGCACCCTGAAAAGCGACTCCCGGACCGTCGGCCCGGGAGATATTTTTGCCTGCGTCGTGGGGCTTCACGCGGACGGGCATCGTTTCATCGAACAGGTGCTGAAAGCCGGCGTGTCGTATCTTCTGATTCAGCGCCCTGTTTCGGGACTGCCGATCCCTTGGATCCAGGTAACCGACGTCCGGGCGGCGATGGGGTATGTCGCTGCGGCTTTGAACGAAGAGCCGTCCGAGAAAATGAAAATGTTCGCCGTCACGGGGACGCAGGGCAAAAGCACCACCAGCTACATGGTGCGCAGCATCCTGCAAAACTGCGGCGTCAAATGCGGCCTGCTGGGAACGATCGTTTACGACGACGGTTCCAAGTCTGTGCTCGCCGACCGCACGACGCCCGAAGGCAGCGAAATCCAGCAGTTTTTGAAGAATATGGTCGACAACGGCTGCCAAGCTTGTTCCATGGAATGTTCTTCGCACGGCATCGCGCAGGGGCGCCTGAGCGGGTGCCTTTACGACGGCGCCGTTTTCACCAATCTGACGCCCGAGCACCTCGACTTTCACGGGACGATGGAGAACTACTACGAAGCCAAAGCGGCGCTGTTCCGCAAATATCTCAAACCGGGCGCGGCGGTGGCGCCGAACGCCGCCAGCGAGCACGGCCGCCGTCTTGCGGCCGAATTTCCGCAAGCCATGACCTGGGCGCTCGAGGCTCCGGCCCGCCTGCAGGGCGCGAACGTAAAGCTCGATATCGACGGAAGCGAGTTCGATCTGATCTTCGACGGGCGAAAGATGGGGCGCGTCCACATCCCGCTTTCGGGACGACACAATGTGGAAAACGCGCTTGGCGCGGCGGCCGTCTGTTTAGCCGAAGGCTGCGACGAAAAAAAAGTCGTTGCCGGTCTGGCGCTCATGCCTCAGGTGCCGGGGCGCATGGAACGGCTGAATCTCGACAACGGCGTGCGCGTCGTCATCGATTACGCGCACACGGCGGATTCACTGAAAGCGTTGTTGGAAACGCTGCGCCCATTGACCGAAGGACGGCTCGTCAGCCTCTTCGGGCACGGCGGCGACCGTTTCGCCGGGCATCGTTCCCTGCTTGGGCGGGCGGCGGCGCAGAAAGCCGATCGGATCTTTGTCACCATGGACAACCCGCGCACGGAAGATCCCCTGAAAATCGCCGAACAGATCGTGGCGGGCATCGAGGAAGTCCGCGCCGACGGTTGCTGGTCCATTGAACTTCCCCGTGACGCGGCGATCTGCAAGGCTCTGGACTGGTGCCGCCGCGGCGATCTGCTGGTGCTTTCCGGCAAGGGTCCGGAACCGTATCTGGAAATCAACGGCGTCAAATATCCTTACAGCGACCGCGCGGTCGTCGAGAAATGGGCCGAAGAAAGGGGCGTGACGATCCGGTGA